The Candidatus Neomarinimicrobiota bacterium genome contains the following window.
CTCCTGTTCCTTTCCGCACAATCTCAGATACTCGCCAATGTTTTGTCTTGCTCAAAGGCCGTGAGGAGATAATTCTCACCTGATCTCCAGGCTGGCACTCCTTATTCTCAACGTGAGCGCTGACTTTCTTCTTTTTCGTAATATATTTCTTGTAAACTGGATGCTGCACCCGTCTTGCTACTTCAACGAGCACTGTCTTTTGCATCTTATCACTAATCACAGTTCCTACTAAAACCTGTCTTTTACCTCTGTCGGTCATTCTTCTCTTCTATCCTTTAGCTTCTCTGATATCCAGTTCATATTCCCTCAGCGCTGTCTTGATCTGAGCAATCTCCCTTCTCAGATGGCGCAACCGAAGAGGATTTTCGAGTTGCTGTAACGCTTTCTGAAATCTAAGATTCTCCAGTTCATCATAGTCATCTGAGAGTCTCGATTTGAGCTCCTGTGTGGTCATTTCTTTCAATTCTTCACGTTTCATGGAACTACCTTCGATCGTCTTTAGATTGTCGCTTCACGGCGTCCGGCCAATTTAGTTTTCACGGGAAGTTTGAAACCTGCCAGACGAAATGCTTCGGCCGCAAGTTCCTTGTCAACGCCTTCCACTTCAAAAAGAATTCTACCCGGTTTGACAACAGCAACCCAGTGATCAGGAGCACCTTTTCCCTTGCCCATTCGCACTTCAGCCGGTTTCTGAGTAACAGATTTGTCCGGGAAAATCCTGATCCACATTCTTCCGTGCTTCCTGATTTTCCTCACAATCGCTACACGGGCGGCTTCTATCTGACGAGCCGTAACCCAACCCGGCTCCAAAGCTTTGAGCCCATAGCTGCCAAATGCAACATGGCTGCCCCGGTGTGCGAGTCCCCGCCGGTTTCCGCGATGCACCTTGCGCCATTTAACTTTGCGTGGCTCCAGCATCAGGTTGCGATCTCCCCATTACATATCCACACCTTGATTCCGATTATGCCGTAAGTAGTACGAGCCT
Protein-coding sequences here:
- the rpsQ gene encoding 30S ribosomal protein S17; this translates as MTDRGKRQVLVGTVISDKMQKTVLVEVARRVQHPVYKKYITKKKKVSAHVENKECQPGDQVRIISSRPLSKTKHWRVSEIVRKGTGE
- the rpmC gene encoding 50S ribosomal protein L29 — translated: MKREELKEMTTQELKSRLSDDYDELENLRFQKALQQLENPLRLRHLRREIAQIKTALREYELDIREAKG
- the rplP gene encoding 50S ribosomal protein L16: MLEPRKVKWRKVHRGNRRGLAHRGSHVAFGSYGLKALEPGWVTARQIEAARVAIVRKIRKHGRMWIRIFPDKSVTQKPAEVRMGKGKGAPDHWVAVVKPGRILFEVEGVDKELAAEAFRLAGFKLPVKTKLAGRREATI